The stretch of DNA ataataataataatattttatttatataaatatattttattatattataatttttttttttttttttttcttcggaaataaatgaaaaaagtaaatatatatttacagtatataattataacatatatttataaatattaacttaacctcataataatataagtacacaaaatattgtaaaaaagtaattataatatatacataattatatatataatatatatgtttatatttttttttttttttttggtaatatttttaaattaacagatctagtatatattatataataacttgaaccatttgaaaatattatttgtatatattattagtaaaatatatatatatatataatatatacataatatatatagttagaataaatgatttttaaatatacctAATCGAATTTGATATTCCTGTATTACgtattaaataaaagtacagtgtacttttttctttttaaaaaaaaaataataaattaaaaaagaaatacgTACACTTATTGGTagtacaatatataaatatatgtatgtacgCATGTATGTATCTATGTATGTGTGAATTTcttagtatatttttttagattgtatctaaattaatatacaattgttaatacaatattttctaaagtataaaatttttcagtatgaatgaaaatgataaattaaaaaatatattagatcAAAAAGAAGAAACACTAATAGATACAAAAGAGGAAGAAAAtcttaaagaaaataatataaaggaatatgaaaatatatcaaaaaagaattttgaagttcttaaatttttaaaCAAAGATGAACTGATTTTATTAATTGATAAACTAAATAAAGAAGGAAACTTAAGTGCCATCATAGACCAAGAGATAAAACAGGATACATTGGATATtcttaaaaatgtaaaatgaagggaaaaatatatatatatataatatatgtgggCTCATTAACATTATACATCTTAtagaacaatatatatatataatattttatagaaaaaaatgtgatgtcaattattaatataaaatatacatatttatgtttttcttatttttttttttttgtttagtTTGAAAATGAACAATATGATACAATCGAGCTAGAGGATAAGGATGCGAAGGTTGAAAATGAGGAGGAAGAAGAGGAGGAGTGTTACTATATGAATATGTGCAAATATATTCCCTTAAGACTCACCTATGAAGAAAGGTTATATTTACGATTATTAGAAAGTACATTAGAAGTAAGTGAGTATACTGataaaatagatatattGCATAgtggaaataaaaataagaagataataaaagAGATAAAAACTTTATGTTCAATTTTATCTGGTTTAGTAATAGCAAACAACTATGAAAATGGACAAAAACTAATACGTGATAGAGATTTTATAAAGAATAGTCATTTCTTTAGTTTTGTTTTTGAAATAGGTAGGaggtataaaatattaaacccTGATAGGATGAGGAGTAGTTATGGAAAACTAATGTACTTCTTAATGGATACAAGAAAAGAAGAGATTTATGACTTACTATCTTTTGATTGTGTAAATCCTATAAAAACTGTATATGGTTTATTAAAAGAGAGAAAAAATGGTTTTGATCTTTTAAAAGAtagtttaataaaaatagcaACAATGCAAATAGATGGGAAAGGGAATCGAAATGAAAtacaaaaacaaataaaacaaaaagaagatGCTATTAAATATTTAGCTAGAAAATATTcgaatgataaaaataataaaaaaaatttatttcgTATTAATATACCTATTTTTAATTCACAAACAAATACTGAAGAAGATACAAATAATTCAGAGGAATTACCTTCTTTAAGTTCAGAAGAAATTGAGAGATGTTTATATAGTTTATGTGATTATAATActcatataaaaatgttttgtGAACCATGCGAAATTATGATACAATATTTAAAATCATTCTATGATCCAAATGAAAGAAATTCTCCTTATTCTCTGTCTATAGAAACAGGAAAACAAGGAAGTCGATTAACACATTCACATAGTAGacaatatatgtatgttttgcAAACATTATACTTGTGGAGAGAAATAGGAGAACATATGTTCTTTTTATGGACATGTGCAGAAAGTGATATGCTAGATTTAAAAAACCCTTATCGATTAATTGACACAGGACAAGGATTAAACCGTATGCAAAGTGGTCATACAGTCCTTGGTGTTATGAGAAAAATTCTTCATAACGTTCAAAAGAAAGTAGGTGGTTGGGTTGGATCGAGTATGATTCATATGGGCGACACAAATATTCCTAACACTTTTATGTTCATTGATAAATATACTCAGgtgattatataatattaaataattatacataaaaaaaaaaaatatatatatatatatatacatatatatgtatatgtgatCACTATTTTTTTGTCCGTATTATTAATTGATCGCGTTAATATGTAAACTTGAaagcattttttttttttttttttttaaaaaaaaacaaaataaaattataccattttgttaattttcatacatattataGGTACCGAGAATACTCAATCCAATTGTTTTATGTTTGCAAGGAATTGATGAGTTATACGAATCTACACCTgcaatgaaaaattatattaacacTGAATTTAATGGAGCTCATAATTTAaagtaattaaaaaaataaacaagttataataaataaaatatagataattaaAATGTTAATAATTGTGAAATTATATGCGttgaaattttattatatatatatatatatatgtattcatatatccatttatgtatttctttattttaaaattttttttttttttttaggatGATGATAACATGTGATTTTTTTCGTCACGGATTTGATGGTAGTGGAGGTGATAATTTTAATGAGGCAGGAAGTTGCATAGATGGTCGACTAACATCAGCTTGGAATTGGTGTTCAAAAAttgagaagaaaaaatactttcccatatttttattaactgGTTTTGTGGGATTTGATGGTACATTTTAGCGTAAATATTGTATTATGTATAAAAGgggaacattttttttaaaatcaaataaaaaaataaaaaaaaaaaaaaaaaaaaaaaaacataaatttttaatttttatactttatttttaagtatttttttattaataagtgttgttatttttgtaatttatattattttaaatattattaaaatatactataatttttttcatttttagatttgtatttatttttatgattttgtataaataaaatatatatgtatatgatgaggttatataatattatacatatatataataatatatttatttatattgcatattctatatatttcatgttatatattattatattttttaacaaattgcTCTtgacattaaaaaaatacttatatatatatatatttataatagaataatttttcttcctattcatttaatttttttttcatttttttaaaaactgtAAATCTcttgttaatattattaaaaaaataatttatataattatatatatatatatatagaataacaACTGtttttgaataattattaatataataaatttacaggaattagaaaaaaaagaatatatatattaaaaatatattttttgttctttcatttatcattttaatattcagctaatatgtaattttattttattattatttttttttttctatttttaaaatacaaatttttatttgttttaatgaatatttatatataattatatgtatagattgtatttgttttatagaaaataaataagatatttgttatatagaagaaatatattgttAATTGAACTATTCTttgtttttatcatttatataatatatataaatgttaataaataattaaattaatatatatatatatatatatatatatatatatatatatattagaataACCTTTTTCGTTTtccttttgttttatttaatttaaggcaaaaattatattagttttttttctaaagttaaataaatattatatatcttaaatgtctgtataattatttccctttatattttattatatataaacatatatttatatatatattatatatcatattttatgAGGTACCATGTTTTTAATTCACAGTTGATAGAAAATGATTGTAGAAAAGGAAGAACTGAATGATTTAAACAGGACGAtcgatattattattaataattatgataatgaagTAATTAATAAAAGGAAAGAAGAATTTTCAAATGATGATTATGCTTATAGTTTATGTgaagataattataaaagtagaaaaacaagaaatgttgttataaatatgttaaataagaatattaatattatatattataatgatgagtataaaaatatcatatttattaatttcttaAGATTATgtcaattaaataatttgaatGTAAAGAAATATCATGAtttgtttataaaatatgatgcTTTTAATACTATAGCAAATTCTGAAAAAAATGTAGGTTTCTTTTTAAAGCctgttattaaaaatgataaattattGTGGGATATAAACCTTGATGATTTCGACTTATATAATTTGCAGGGTGATACTTATAACAGTACCGAAAATGTTGTATACgaatcaaataatattaaaaatgataatggaAATAATGAtgttaatgataaaaatgatggtaataataattcttattacattttacaaaatgatattaaagtaaaattaaatgatcTTTTAGAAAATTCATCTAGTGCTCAATCATCAAGTTATGTTGACGAAGAAAGTGAATATTCTTTATCATCATATTCAGAAAACGAGGATAACATAAGTAAATACaatgaagaaaatttatcatctattaataataacataaaacatataaataataatatagaaaaacatTATCCTAATGACTTATTATCAAAATgtccatattatataaataataaatatgtaacaAATGAATCAATAAATTGTGAAGATTATTCAATTGGTGATGAGAAACAAAAACAAagagaaaaaacaaataatcaAGCACATAACCATTGTccaatattaaataaaaaccccaaaataaatcatatacCTAATAAATTAGAACATAATTTTGATCATTTCtcaaatttaaataatattaatataaaccAATTAGTAGATGTCATAGTGAATCAAGATAACCAACATAAATCATGTGGTGATATtagtaaaaattatataggaAATAAAATGGAAGAATCCATACTTATAGAAAAATTTGTACAATCATCTCAAAGTGattatgaagaaataaataatttacataaaaaaattaacagcATGGAACAAATTATTAAACATTTAatgaatgaaataataaaaagagatatgaataaaaaaaaaaaaaatgaaaatataaatgtgatgaaaaattattatagtaataatacaaatgaacatgaaaataataacttattatataataaacaaaactCAATAAATGATACACGTGAAAAGGAAATTCAAACAGATAATatagaacaaataaatagaaataatacAACAAggataaatgaaataaaatttgATGTTATGAAAAATGTCGAACATaacataaaaacatatactaAAGAAGATATCCATGAAAtcgataaaaaatattttgacaGTTATAATTATGCAGATATACACAGAACAATGATTTTAGATAAAAGCAGAACACAATGTTATtatgattttataaataaaaataaagaaatatttgaaaataaaatagttCTCGATATAGGTTGTGGATCAtctattatttctttattctgTTCTGATTATGCAAAGGTTGTTGTAGGAATAGATAACGCTGAGAAAATTTTAGAGaaagcaaaaaaaattactgaaataaataaagcaaaaaatatttatttgttcaaaGGTAAATTAGAagatcataatatatatatggatgaaaagaatgaaatatattatttaaacaaaGATTTAGATATTGAAACATTTGAAAAATCAAATAATGTAAAAttggatatattaaaatttgatataattatatctGAATGGATGGgctattttttattctacGAATGTATGATTAATACTATATTATATGCTAgagataaatatttaaaagaaaatggatatatatttccaaataaaatatatttatatatgtctggatataatgatatagaatatataaatgataatatattaatatgggATAAACCTATGTATAATAAGAATTTGTATGAACTCAAACCGAATAATCAGGAATTTATGGAAACGGCTAAAATAATGTatgttgataaaaataatgtatcatctgaaattattaattacGCTATAATtgatatgtatacatataataaagaatatttttatataaatgtagatTTTAAAATACCactaaaagaaaataaaattgtaacaagtctttgtttttattttgactgtttatttgataaatcaacatattatataaaaaaaaatatacataataataataataataacaatgttGATACTAATATGAATCAACCTATAAACGTGAAAGAACAGttgaataatttaaatacaaTACCAAATGTTTCAAATAATACAAGTACTATATTAACAACAAGTAtgtttaaagaaaaaactCATTGGAAACAAACTCTTTTACATTTACattcaaataattataatttgtcACATATATTTAGCACAGATAATAAAGAACCTAATTATTTATGTGGTAATATCCATATTTCTTCTCCCACGAATTATACAAGACATGTTCACGTTGTTTTgcagataaagaaaaataagtccataaatataaatgaagagtTTGTTTGTCGTTATTATATAGATTGAcaggaatattatatatatatatatatatatatatatatatatattattattattattatgtttttatattttgaatgttaaaaaaataaaataaaatatatgcaaaacaaaatattatgtgatatatatatatatatatatatatatatatataatgtatatatgcatatatatagtattttataatatactttCAAACAgcaatttataaaaatatgtaaaataatatatgagaatatatttatacatacttttttttttttttattccttaatatatatatacatatatatgtgtatcaAATACATACTACTATTTAGGaaacttttaaaaatataaaatacttAAATTTTACTGAAGTTCAAAATCGGttcaatgaaaaaataaaaaaaaataatatattatatataaatagacACTCATgcaattattaaatatatactaaatataaaataaatcatctcataaataaataaatatatatatattattatttataaagatatatgaaaacatattataatatattaaaatattatttttatttacttcATATAGACCCTATATAGGATACAAATAATTacgtgaaaaaaaaaaaaaagtaaaaaataaaagttataaagaaaaataaaaaatggaaaaaaataaaaacttcaaataaaatattattttttgtgtcttatgtaaaaaaaaaaaaaaatcctaaatataaatataaatatatatgtatatatttatttgtttatttattcgtccactttaaataaataaaagaagacGGTGAAATGTTTTAAGAAATTCTTTAAAATGTTTTCTCTTAAAGGTTTGACTAGATTAACATGTTCTCCATAAAAGAAATTTTGTAAAAAgctttcattattataatctgTATTTAatccattttttaataagtaatagaaataattccattttatattttgtggTGTATTAAATGTTTCAATTTCACtataattttgataaaaCGTTCttacattataaatataggtAAATTTGTcgaagaaatatatgaatgaatCATATGGTTCTTCATCATCTGCTAATTGGAAGATGCTTTTAAATTGCTTATATTTCATAACATTACTAATGGctcttaaatatatatcattaatacTTTTAACTGTtagtttatttaatataacagGTAATGTGACTTGTGTACAGAATAtgttatcatttaaattattactatttttcTTCACAGTACTACTATTTTCAGAATTATTCTTTTTGAAAAAGAAATCATTCATATTTGAAATACTTGATACTTTGAAACATGCATTAACAGGTAGATTcgttatatcatcatttctTTGATGAAACAAAGTAACTAATGAATCATTCGTTAAAGAAAAGATATCCTCTCTATCTATATCAGCTTCTATTGATTCTTTCATTTGTGTGAGTCTTTTAAATTCTctcttattaatattacttAAAACGGTTTCAAGATCACTACggaaataaaatttaagTAAAATAGAATTttcacatatttttaaatgtttatattttggCTTTTcacaatattttaatttaggTACTGTATATATTTCCCTGgatatataatgttttttaATATTGAAATAAAGACGTTGATTATAGTTACAATATTTAGCAATATAACCAAGActaatatcatcatcatgATTAAATAAACAAGAACTTACATCATCTATATTACTTATATGATCGTCAACATGTTCTAAATAAgagttttttattataaattcgatatattttatattataatataaggAATTATAGGTTTTTAGAGATTGAAAAGCTTCTTTTAAGCTTAAGGTTCTCTTTATAAGTAAATAAATACCATGATAATTTACATCtaattttgatttattttcttcattactGTTTTCAGTTTCATCTTGTGTTGgtttttcaatattattaaaatcatCATATTCTTCATACATTTCTTGTAATTGTTCTTCATTAAATGATTCATTATTTGAactattcattttattcatattatgtatagattcaaatttctttttcatttgatAAAAGGTTTTATTTTCTTGAGCAAATTTATGTAAACTTGATAATTGTTCTTTCAATGAATTAATTCCTTCTGAATGATATTTTTTGAACGTTTCATGATTTGTCATGAAATTATCATTTGATATATAAActtttgaattattaaaactgaaattttttaaatagttggtataattatttatatattcatatactaaattttcttcatcattaaatttgtcattttttaaaaatggatactctatatatttttttctttgttttcTTAAAACTATATCAACCATTGGTAACGAAAATTTCTCAACAGTTCTATATAAACTCTTATATACATCTGAACTATGATTTTTATtgaatataaagaattttaTAAGATTTGATGAggtaaataaattaaacaaattatctacaatattcatattaacaTTATCTGAGAATACATAAATATCTTGCATGAAATAATTTGTTTGTACATTATTCTGATCTCCAACATGACTTGTccaattataataaatgaatggATCagaatcatataataattctttatcaTTAGTTAAAACATAACTATTATTAAATGCAGTTCCAgcaatatgtttatatatatcaaacgtatataataataaatatgttctACCTGTACCTAATATAGTATGTGGagtatatatacttttatcaGGTATATATGGAAGGACAAAATGTTCTAAATATGGATTCTTATAAATAACTCTTTGTGGTATAAGTGGTTTTGGTTTTTGATTAAAATTAATTGCTTCATTAACATATGAAATAAGTTGTTCTATATGTCTGGATGATACGGAAGAacatacattattattttttagataCTCAAAAAAAGGATAATTATTAGAAACATTAATATCTGATAAATGTGATGGTATTCTAAAAGCTCGATAGTAATACTCATTTCTAATATTTAATAGATAATAAGTTAATGATCTCATATGTAGTGGTGAATGTAATGCTAGACTAGCATGCATACTAACTATTTCGTCATTATCTAAATCAGAATAAAAGTTTAcgcttttaaaaaatgtcaTAAGGGAACCTATATTATTAGTATAATCATATGAAAACTTTTCATGTATAgttaataaacaaaataattctgagttatatataagtaaaacTTCTTCTACATCTCTAAATTTATGCATTGTAGCTCTTTTAAGATGATAAGGCAAATattttacaatatatttttgtttaaaaaaagCTTGATGACCAACATCAATATCTTCCATTTTTGAAAACGTTCCACTTAAAGGTGGACCAGTAACGGTT from Plasmodium sp. gorilla clade G2 genome assembly, chromosome: 8 encodes:
- a CDS encoding histone-arginine methyltransferase, putative codes for the protein MIVEKEELNDLNRTIDIIINNYDNEVINKRKEEFSNDDYAYSLCEDNYKSRKTRNVVINMLNKNINIIYYNDEYKNIIFINFLRLCQLNNLNVKKYHDLFIKYDAFNTIANSEKNVGFFLKPVIKNDKLLWDINLDDFDLYNLQGDTYNSTENVVYESNNIKNDNGNNDVNDKNDGNNNSYYILQNDIKVKLNDLLENSSSAQSSSYVDEESEYSLSSYSENEDNISKYNEENLSSINNNIKHINNNIEKHYPNDLLSKCPYYINNKYVTNESINCEDYSIGDEKQKQREKTNNQAHNHCPILNKNPKINHIPNKLEHNFDHFSNLNNININQLVDVIVNQDNQHKSCGDISKNYIGNKMEESILIEKFVQSSQSDYEEINNLHKKINSMEQIIKHLMNEIIKRDMNKKKKNENINVMKNYYSNNTNEHENNNLLYNKQNSINDTREKEIQTDNIEQINRNNTTRINEIKFDVMKNVEHNIKTYTKEDIHEIDKKYFDSYNYADIHRTMILDKSRTQCYYDFINKNKEIFENKIVLDIGCGSSIISLFCSDYAKVVVGIDNAEKILEKAKKITEINKAKNIYLFKGKLEDHNIYMDEKNEIYYLNKDLDIETFEKSNNVKLDILKFDIIISEWMGYFLFYECMINTILYARDKYLKENGYIFPNKIYLYMSGYNDIEYINDNILIWDKPMYNKNLYELKPNNQEFMETAKIMYVDKNNVSSEIINYAIIDMYTYNKEYFYINVDFKIPLKENKIVTSLCFYFDCLFDKSTYYIKKNIHNNNNNNNVDTNMNQPINVKEQLNNLNTIPNVSNNTSTILTTSMFKEKTHWKQTLLHLHSNNYNLSHIFSTDNKEPNYLCGNIHISSPTNYTRHVHVVLQIKKNKSININEEFVCRYYID